The proteins below are encoded in one region of Coffea arabica cultivar ET-39 unplaced genomic scaffold, Coffea Arabica ET-39 HiFi ptg000078l, whole genome shotgun sequence:
- the LOC113707687 gene encoding BOI-related E3 ubiquitin-protein ligase 1-like: MAIQAQMYTENLGFPLGGSQDLLVDNGCGVRKFCLNPPQQQQQQHHHHHQQQQQQGQLPNMQLQPLHNRPQDFYLNSRSLRARDQSMASFSPNVASQIVKQNKEINQLISLQNERLRLALQEQRKQQITLLLKNYESKAQFLLQQKDEEIAKEIKRTIELEDLLTMMETENQTWQRVAKENEAMIMSLNNAIEQLRKGSGGGGACHSGAHGVEDAESCCEIVMNSGHPAGQEQRGEPDVQVNEVGMMKCKICSIRNSCVILLPCRHLCSCNSCVAFIESCPVCNVVKKASIEVRL; this comes from the exons atGGCTATTCAAGCACAAATGTATACAGAGAATCTTGGGTTTCCTTTGGGCGGTTCACAGGATCTTTTGGTAGATAATGGTTGTGGAGTCCGTAAGTTTTGTCTCAATCCGccgcagcagcagcagcagcagcaccaccaccaccaccaacaacaacaacaacagggACAACTCCCCAATATGCAATTGCAACCGTTACATAATAGGCCACAAGATTTCTACTTAAACAGCAGATCATTACGTGCACGAGATCAATCAATGGCGTCGTTTTCTCCGAATGTGGCTTCGCAGATTGTGAAgcaaaacaaggagattaatcAGTTAATCAGTTTACAG AATGAAAGATTAAGATTGGCGTTGCAAGAACAGAGGAAACAGCAAATCACCTTGCTTCTGAAGAACTACGAATCAAAGGCACAATTTTTACTGCAACAAAAAGATGAAGAAATTGCCAAGGAAATAAAGAGGACGATAGAACTCGAAGATTTGCTGACAATGATGGAGACTGAAAATCAGACATGGCAAAGGGTGGCCAAAGAAAACGAAGCAATGATTATGTCTCTGAACAATGCCATCGAGCAACTCAGGAAGggtagtggtggtggtggtgcttGTCATTCCGGTGCCCATGGGGTCGAAGATGCAGAGTCTTGCTGTGAAATTGTGATGAACTCTGGTCATCCGGCAGGACAGGAGCAAAGAGGAGAACCGGACGTTCAAGTCAATGAGGTGGGGATGatgaagtgcaaaatctgcAGCATTCGAAATTCATGCGTTATACTGCTGCCTTGCCGACACCTTTGTTCGTGCAATTCTTGCGTAGCCTTTATTGAATCATGCCCCGTGTGTAATGTGGTTAAAAAAGCTAGCATAGAGGTCCGCCTTTGA